The region GCTTGTGCTGGACACCCTGAACGACACCGCGCTGAGTCGCCTGCTGGCGGTCCGGGTGGCCGAGCGGCTGGTGGGGGTGCCTCGGGGCATCCACGATCCTGATCTCTTCGTCGACGTACGGGAGCTGACCGCGCAGTGCGCCCGGCATGGCGTACGGCTGCGGGTCCGGGGCGTACGCCCGACGGCGTGGCCGGTGACCCGGTGGCTGCTCGGGCGGGCGGTGCCCGCGCTCGGCCGGAACGGCCTCGGGGGTCCCGGCGTCCCCCGGATCGTGCCGACCTGGTCGACGGCGGTGCTCTACCAGGGGCTGGGGGTGAAGGCCGGGTAGGGCGGGCGGTTCGGCAGACGACAGAAGGGGGCACGGTATGGCGGTGGAGGCGGTCGAGGCTGCGCGCCGGTTGGCGCCACGGCTGGCGGCACGGGCGGCCCGACACGACCGGGACGGCACCTTCCCGACCGAGGACTTCGCGGATCTGCGGGAGGCGGGGCTCTTCGGCCTGATGGTTCCGTCGGAGCTGGGCGGCTCGGGGGCGCGGTTCGCGGAATACACGGCGGTCGCCGGCGAGCTGGCCCGGGGCAACGGGGCGACGGCGCTGGTGTTCAACATGCACGCCTCGGTTACCGGTGCCCTCGGTGCGGTCACCGAGGAGCTGGCCGACGCGCTCGGCGTGTCGGACGAGGCGCTGGTCGCCCGGGACCGGCTGCTCGCCGAGGCAGCGGCCGGATCGTGGTACGCCGTGGCCATGAGTGAGCGGGGTGCGGGTGCCCGCCTGTCGCAGCTCACCACCGTCTACCACCGGGTGGATGGCGGCTACCACATCAAGGGTGCCAAGACGTTTTGTTCCGGGGCGGGGCACGCGGACGCGTATCTGGTGGCCGCCCGGAGTGCGGCGGACCAGTCGGTGGTGTCGCAGTTCCTGGTGCCAGCCTCGCCGGACGGGTTGCGTGTCGAGCCGACGTGGGACTCGTTGGGTATGCGTGCCACGGCTTCACATGATCTACACCTGGATGTCACCGTGCCGGCGGATCGGCTGCTCGGTGGGGTGGAGGGGCTTGCCCTCGTGATCGCGCAGCTGATGCCGCACTGGCTGGTGGCCAGCTACGCGGCGGTCTACGTCGGAGTGGCCCGGGCGGCGGTGGAC is a window of Micromonospora polyrhachis DNA encoding:
- a CDS encoding acyl-CoA dehydrogenase family protein is translated as MAVEAVEAARRLAPRLAARAARHDRDGTFPTEDFADLREAGLFGLMVPSELGGSGARFAEYTAVAGELARGNGATALVFNMHASVTGALGAVTEELADALGVSDEALVARDRLLAEAAAGSWYAVAMSERGAGARLSQLTTVYHRVDGGYHIKGAKTFCSGAGHADAYLVAARSAADQSVVSQFLVPASPDGLRVEPTWDSLGMRATASHDLHLDVTVPADRLLGGVEGLALVIAQLMPHWLVASYAAVYVGVARAAVDAAVEHLTARGLTSLPAVRARIGRADAAVAAAQLAVAEAARRVDEAPGDAETNRWVWRAKLLAGTTAAEVAASMLEAAGTSATRRGHPLERLYRDARCGSLHPATSDVCADWLGVAALGGDPDRDGSTPRW